CCGCCACGAAGAGGACGGGGGTCCCGCGGGCGGCTACGGCGTTGGCGATGGCCGCCGCCAGGTGCGTTTTGCCGGCGCCGTAGCGGCCGAACAGCACCAGCCAGCCGTGGGGGTGCTCCGCGTAGGCCCGGGCCATGCGGATCGCCTCCCGCAGGTTGTCGCGCTCGCGAGGCGAGAGCTCCGGCCGCTCCCGGAAGGTCTCGAAGGTCATCTCCTGGAGCAGGGGGAGGAGGTTCAGATCAGGCCCCGCGGTGGGACCGCCCCGCCGGAAATCGGGAGCCAGGATGTGCACGATCTCCACCAGCCGGGCGTCCTGGAGGCGGGAGCGCAGGCGGGGCTCGAAGGCCTCCAAAGAGAGATTGGTGGTGATCACCGTGGGCAGGCGGGCGTTGTATCGCCAGTCCAGGAGCTGGAACAGCTTCTCCTGAGCCCATGGCGTGCTCTGCTGCGCCCCCAGGTCGTCCAGGATCAGGACGGGAGCTTCCCGCAGCTGCCAGAACCGTTCCTCATAGGAGACCTCGGCCTCCGGATGGAAGGCTGCTCGCAGCTCGTCCAGCAAGTCGGGGACGGGGATGAAGAGGGCGGCGACCCCCCGCTCCAGCAAGCGATGGGCGATGGCGGCGGCCAGATGCGTCTTGCCGCACCCGGTCCCGCCCCGCAGCACCAGCCAGCCCTGCGGGTCCTCGGCGAAGGCCTTTGCCCGTTCGTAAGCGCGCCGCAGGCTCCGGGCATGATCCGGGGGGAGGCCCCGCCCGTCCGGCAGGAAGTTCTCGAAGCGCTTGTCCACAAGGGCCCGCAGGGGGCCGGCTGCCTGGATCCGCTGGCGGAACTCTGCGGCCTGGCGCTCCGTCTGGCAGGCGCAGGGGATCGCCCGGCCGAACAAAGGATGGCCGGGGGGCACGTCGTAAGAGATGTAGCCCAGCCCGCCGCAGATCGGGCAGGCCTCCGAGCCCTCCAGCGATGGAGCGCCCGGGAGCTCATCCCGGGTCTCATCGCCGGCGCTTTTTCCAGGTTTCGGCAGCACGTCGCCAATATGCTTCATCCAGGCCTCCGGTCTCCCGGCCTTCGGTTGCCCAGCGCTCCAGGATGCGGCGGACGTAAGACCAGCGGCGGACGTTGCGGGAGACGGCGATGCGGAGGGCCTCCTCGATCCACTCCGCCGGATAGGTCCGGGCGGCCTCCTCCAGCTCCTGGGCGATCAATGGGGTGAGGGGTCCGATGTTCTGCTCGTAAAGGGCGAAAAGGTTCGGCCGGTCGGCGACCAGGACGGCGGACTCGCCGAGCTCGAGGGAGGCCGGGCGCTCGCCCCGTCGGATGGCCTCGTAGGCCAGACGCCCTCGCGGCGTGTTCAGGAAGTAGAGGTCATCCGTCCGCCCATCCTCCTCGATCCGCACATGCAGCAGGGTGCCCCGGGCGACCGCTCGGTTCAGGCCCTCGCGGATCTCGTGAGCGGGGAGGGCGGCGGTCAGGGCGGGATCGGCCTCCAGCTCCGAGCGCCGGGCGTAGCGCAGGGGGCCGCTGCGGCGGGCCATGTGATAGAAGCAGACCAGGGTCACCCGCAGCTCCCCCGGGTGATCGATGCGAGGGAGCAGCTCGGTGAAGAAAGCCTCCGGGAGGGGCACCGTGCGGGTTTTGCCGCCCGGGAAGCCAGTGAAGGGCCTCGCCTCATTCCCCCTCGTCACAGCCGGATCTCCTGCTTGTGCAGATCGACGAACTGGGCCTGCTGCGGTCGGAAATACAGCTCGACGGTCCCGATCGGCCCGTTGCGGTGCTTGGCCACGATGATCTCCGCGATGTTCTTGCGATCCGTGTCCGGATTGTAGATCTCGTCCCGGTAGATGAAGATCACCACGTCCGAGTCCTGCTCGATGCTGCCGCTCTCGCGGAGATCGGCCAGGATGGGCCGTTTGTCGTGGCGCTGCTCCACAGCCCGGGAGAGCTGGGAGGCGGCGACCACGGGGATGTTGAGCTCCCGGGCCAGGCTCTTGAGGGCGCGGGAGATGTAGGAGATCTCCTGCACCCGGTTCTCCGCCCGGATATCCGCCGTCATCAGCTGGAGGTAATCCACGATCAGGAGATCGAGCCCGTGCTCGGCGTAGAGGCGCCGGGCCTTGGCCCGCAGCTGCAGGGCGGAGATGGCCGGGGTGTCGTCGATCCAGATGGGGAGCTCCGAGAGAGTGCTCACGGCGTGCACGAAGCGCGGCCACTCGTCCTCCCGCAGCTCTCCCAGCCGCAGGCGCTGGCCCTCGATCCCCGTCTCCTGGGTCACCAGCCGGTGCACCACCTGCTCCGCGGACATCTCCAGGGAGAAGATGGCCACCCGCTGGCGGTAGCGCTTGGCGGCGTTGAGGGCGAAGGAGAGCAGCAGCGACGTCTTCCCCACCCCGGGCCGGGCGGCCACGATCACCAGGTCGGAGCGCTGTAGCCCCCCCAGCAGTCGGTCCAGGTCCCGGAAGCCGGTGGGGATGCCCAGGGGCTCCCCCCGGTGCTCATAGAGATACTCGATGTGCTCGTAATAGGCCCGCAGGAG
This DNA window, taken from Thermoflexus hugenholtzii JAD2, encodes the following:
- a CDS encoding DnaD domain-containing protein — its product is MTRGNEARPFTGFPGGKTRTVPLPEAFFTELLPRIDHPGELRVTLVCFYHMARRSGPLRYARRSELEADPALTAALPAHEIREGLNRAVARGTLLHVRIEEDGRTDDLYFLNTPRGRLAYEAIRRGERPASLELGESAVLVADRPNLFALYEQNIGPLTPLIAQELEEAARTYPAEWIEEALRIAVSRNVRRWSYVRRILERWATEGRETGGLDEAYWRRAAETWKKRRR
- a CDS encoding ATP-binding protein, with translation MKHIGDVLPKPGKSAGDETRDELPGAPSLEGSEACPICGGLGYISYDVPPGHPLFGRAIPCACQTERQAAEFRQRIQAAGPLRALVDKRFENFLPDGRGLPPDHARSLRRAYERAKAFAEDPQGWLVLRGGTGCGKTHLAAAIAHRLLERGVAALFIPVPDLLDELRAAFHPEAEVSYEERFWQLREAPVLILDDLGAQQSTPWAQEKLFQLLDWRYNARLPTVITTNLSLEAFEPRLRSRLQDARLVEIVHILAPDFRRGGPTAGPDLNLLPLLQEMTFETFRERPELSPRERDNLREAIRMARAYAEHPHGWLVLFGRYGAGKTHLAAAIANAVAARGTPVLFVAVPDLLDWLRAAFHPRSDAPYDRRFDEAKLVPFLVLDDLGLESATPWAREKLYQLLNFRYLAKLPTVITTAIPLDQLEKLDPRIASRLSDETRVTVITLEIPPYRTPLPRPESRRRG
- the dnaB gene encoding replicative DNA helicase — protein: MTTPELAERVPLAPHNLEAEEAVLGAILLDPELIHTLATMLRPEDFFLEKHRWIWEAYLALHDRREAIDPVTVADELERQGRLQEVGGRGFLIGLAARVPTTVHALDYARLVERDAIRRRLLEAATQIARMAYEEPPGEVDELLDRAEAALFAVAQRRLIRDVQSIRDLLRAYYEHIEYLYEHRGEPLGIPTGFRDLDRLLGGLQRSDLVIVAARPGVGKTSLLLSFALNAAKRYRQRVAIFSLEMSAEQVVHRLVTQETGIEGQRLRLGELREDEWPRFVHAVSTLSELPIWIDDTPAISALQLRAKARRLYAEHGLDLLIVDYLQLMTADIRAENRVQEISYISRALKSLARELNIPVVAASQLSRAVEQRHDKRPILADLRESGSIEQDSDVVIFIYRDEIYNPDTDRKNIAEIIVAKHRNGPIGTVELYFRPQQAQFVDLHKQEIRL